The following coding sequences lie in one Aspergillus luchuensis IFO 4308 DNA, chromosome 8, nearly complete sequence genomic window:
- the gem1 gene encoding ERMES complex Ca(2+)-binding regulatory GTPase GEM1 (BUSCO:EOG0926133I;~COG:V;~EggNog:ENOG410PH4W;~InterPro:IPR020860,IPR011992,IPR001806,IPR018247, IPR027417,IPR021181,IPR002048,IPR013567,IPR013566;~PFAM:PF00071,PF08355,PF08356,PF08477;~TransMembrane:1 (o604-625i);~go_component: GO:0031307 - integral component of mitochondrial outer membrane [Evidence IEA];~go_function: GO:0003924 - GTPase activity [Evidence IEA];~go_function: GO:0005509 - calcium ion binding [Evidence IEA];~go_function: GO:0005525 - GTP binding [Evidence IEA];~go_process: GO:0007005 - mitochondrion organization [Evidence IEA]) → MATVRICVCGDEGTGKSSLITSLVKGVFVTNKIQPILPQITIPPTIGTPENVTTTTVVDTSALPQERNNLAREIRKSNVILLVYSDHYSYERVALFWLPYFRSLGVNVPVVLCANKSDLAADHTEAQVIEEEMLPLMAEFKEIDSCIRTSAREHRNVNEAFFLCQKAVTHPIAPLFDSKESSLKPAAIAALQRIFYLCDKDRDGYLSDKEIKDFQMRCFEKPLSEEDLIHIKETIQRTHPHSVTPSGIDCRGFLQLNKMYAEKGRHETVWIILRAFQYTDNLSLQENFLHPRFDVPPYASAELSPEGYRFFVNLFLLSDKDNDGGLNDAELASLFAPTPGLPASWADGSFPSSTVRNEAGHVTLQGWLAQWSMTTFTSPKTTLEYLAYLGFESSDRSNPSTTAALKVTRPRKRRKRPGRVGRNVVLGHVLGTAGSGKSALLDAFLSRGFSTTYRPTIQPRTAVNTVELPGGKQCYLILDELGELEPALLENQVKLLDQCDVIVYTYDSSDPDSFAYIPALRAKYPHLEELPSVFIALKADLDRTTQRAEYQPHEYTAMLNMPSPPLHVSATWSSIQEVFVHIAEAAMEPSTAFPRSEEDVEGKWMAWGIALGAVVCAGAAAVMIWRRVSGSGV, encoded by the exons ATGGCTACAG TGCGAATCTGTGTCTGTGGTGATGAGGGCACTGGCAAGTCCAGTCTCATCACCTCCCTTGTGAAGGGGGTGTTCGTTACAAACAAGATCCAGCCTATCCTCCCTCAAATCACCATCCCTCCTACGATCGGTACCCCCGAGAATGTCACGACAACGACGGTGGTGGACACCTCCGCTCTTCCGCAGGAGCGCAATAATCTAGCCAGGGAGATCCGGAAGTCCAATGTAATCCTACTCGTGTATTCGGACCATTACAGCTATGAGAGAGTCGCTCTATTCTGGTTACCATACTTTCGTTCTCTAGGGGTCAATGTCCCCGTGGTACTATGTGCGAACAAGTCCGACCTTGCTGCAGATCACACCGAGGCTCAGGTGATTGAGGAGGAAATGCTACCATTAATGGCGGAGTTTAAGGAAATCGACTCTTGCATCCGCACCAGTGCCCGTGAACATCGGAATGTCAACGAAgccttcttcctttgccaGAAAGCGGTTACCCATCCGATCGCACCGCTGTTTGACTCCAAAGAATCCTCCCTGAAGCCGGCAGCAATCGCGGCGTTGCAGCGAATTTTCTACCTCTGCGATAAGGATAGGGATGGTTACCTCTCTGATAAGGAGATCAAGGATTTTCAAATGAGATGCTTTGAGAAGCCATTGAGTGAGGAAGATTTGATTCACATCAAGGAGACGATACAGAGGACGCATCCTCATTCAGTGACACCCTCAGGCATCGATTGCCGCGGTTTCCTGCAGCTGAACAAGATGTATGCGGAAAAAGGCCGTCACGAGACTGTTTGGATTATACTACGAGCATTCCAGTATACGGATAATCTATCACTACAGGAGAACTTCCTTCACCCGAGATTTGACGTACCCCCTTATGCGTCAGCTGAGCTTTCGCCAGAGGGGTATCGATTCTTTGTGAACCTCTTCCTACTCTCGGACAAGGATAACGACGGAGGCCTGAACGATGCGGAGCTGGCGTCGCTCTTTGCGCCCACCCCGGGTTTGCCTGCTTCATGGGCGGACggttccttcccctcctctaccGTTCGCAACGAAGCCGGCCATGTCACCCTTCAAGGATGGCTTGCGCAATGGAGTATGACTACTTTCACGTCGCCTAAGACAACATTGGAGTATCTGGCCTACCTGGGGTTCGAGTCGTCCGACCGCAGCAATCCTTCTACAACAGCAGCGCTGAAGGTTACGCGACCACGAAAGAGACGCAAGCGTCCTGGCCGTGTGGGCCGCAATGTTGTTCTTGGTCACGTCCTTGGGACTGCAGGCTCAGGCAAATCTGCACTCCTTGACGCTTTTCTTTCCCGTGGATTCAGTACTACTTATCGGCCTACGATCCAGCCCCGAACTGCGGTGAACACAGTCGAGCTTCCGGGAGGGAAACAGTGCTACCTCATCCTCGATGAGCTCGGGGAACTGGAGCCTGCCCTCCTCGAAAATCAGGTAAAACTGCTGGACCAGTGCGATGTCATCGTGTACACGTATGACTCGTCAGATCCCGATTCCTTTGCATACATCCCAGCGCTACGCGCCAAATATCCTCACTTGGAGGAGCTTCCCAGTGTTTTTATTGCACTCAAGGCAGACTTGGATCGGACTACGCAGCGGGCCGAATATCAGCCCCACGAATACACTGCTATGTTGAATATGCCgagtcctcctcttcatgtCAGTGCCACGTGGAGCTCCATCCAGGAGGTATTTGTCCACATTGCAGAAGCGGCGATGGAGCCTAGTACGGCCTTCCCGCGGAGCgaggaagatgtggaaggcAAATGGATGGCATGGGGAATTGCTCTTGGGGCAGTGGTTTGCGCTGGAGCGGCGGCCGTCATGATTTGGCGGAGAGTTAGTGGAAGCGGAGTGTGA
- a CDS encoding SYLF and SH3 domain-containing protein (COG:S;~EggNog:ENOG410PFWF;~InterPro:IPR033643,IPR036028,IPR007461,IPR001452;~PFAM:PF00018,PF04366,PF14604,PF07653;~go_function: GO:0005515 - protein binding [Evidence IEA]) — MPLGIHNPLPSSLGSECRKAGKILASFVDPRQAFGPDKVIPPEILAGAKGLAVLTVLKAGFLGSARFGSGVVVARLADGTWSAPSAIATAGAGFGGQIGFELTDFVFILNDAAAVRTFSQVGTLTLGGNVSIAAGPVGRNAEAAGAASTKGVAAVFSYSKTKGLFAGVSLEGSMLVERKDANEKMYNSRVSARQLLSGTIRPPPGADPLLTVLNSRAFYGNARNGSDMYNDIPVYDDSHDDVVWEGRRGEAYGEGTRRDRTGFSGSGSDDFRDRPRRANTWADDIYDRPAGGLSRSSTTRYSGRNDTYDSFNRSRSNTTPIDEDYVYSDRKPSRPTAPKPVFGQRTGAAPALRQDQAVALYTFDADQEGDLGFKKGDIITILKRTDKKEDWWTGRIGSRVGIFPSNYVETA, encoded by the exons ATGCCTCTCGGAATTCACAATCCGTTACCTTCATCGTTAGGAA GCGAATGTAGAAAGGCGGGCAAAATCCTCGCCTCGTTTGTCGATCCACGACAAGCTTTTGGACCCGATAAAGTGATTCCTCCGGAGATTCTGGCAGGAGCCAAG GGTCTCGCCGTTCTTACTGTCCTGAAAGCTGGATTTTTGGGCTCAGCTCGATTCGGTTCTGGTGTCGTTGTCGCTCGACTAGCTGACGGAACCTGGTCTGCTCCGTCGGCCATTGCcactgctggagctggattTGGAGGCCAGATCGGGTTTGAGTTAACCGACTTCGTGTTCATTTTGAATGATGCCGCTGCCGTTCGGACGTTCTCGCAGGTCGGAACCCTGACGCTAGGTGGAAACGTTTCGATCGCTGCTGGACCGGTCGGACGAAACGCGGAAGCTGCTGGCGCGGCTAGCACAAAGGGTGTGGCGGCAGTGTTCTCATACTCCAAGACCAAGGGTCTCTTTGCCGGTGTCAGTCTGGAGGGAAGCATGCTGGTGGAACGTAAGGATGCGAACGAGAAGATGTACAACAGCCGGGTCTCGGCACGCCAGCTCCTCAGCGGAACCATTCGACCTCCCCCGGGCGCGGACCCTCTCCTGACCGTGTTGAACTCGCGTGCGTTCTATGGCAACGCCCGGAATGGTAGTGACATGTACAACGACATCCCCGTTTATGATGACAGCCATGACGATGTGGTTTGGGAGGGCCGCAGGGGTGAGGCGTATGGCGAAGGAACGCGGCGCGATCGCACTGGGTTCAGTGGCTCAGGTTCAGATGACTTCCGCGACCGACCCCGCCGTGCGAATACGTGGGCGGACGATATATACGATCGACCTGCTGGAGGGCTGAGCCGTTCGTCGACTACTCGGTACAGCGGTCGCAACGACACTTACGACTCATTCAACCGCAGCCGGAGCAACACTACCCCAATTGATGAGGACTATGTATATTCTGACCGGAAGCCTAGCCGACCCACAGCTCCGAAACCCGTGTTTGGACAGCGGACTGGGGCAGCTCCTGCTCTACGCCAGGACCAGGCCGTAGCACTTTATACTTTCGATGCAGACCAGGAAGGTGACCTGGGTTTTAAGAAAGGAGACATTATCACTATCCTCAAGAGGACTGACAAGAAAGAGGACTGGTGGACCGGGCGGATCGGGAGCCGAGTTGGCATTTTCCCCAG TAACTATGTCGAAACTGCTTAG
- a CDS encoding putative telomere silencing protein Zds1 (COG:S;~EggNog:ENOG410PH6C;~InterPro:IPR013941,IPR040206;~PFAM:PF08632): MQASPSPSEPSGGYATKRGHVPQLSISDPSHHVTEAIGHMYDDDYDKRDSRRLSFISSPLSESITIIPTKLAGSESPTSPQSLQVQNHINDHNNRQANGQPWPHGAKSAESSPTSPASTTSPVSTDTATTSFPLNDVDYESDPAAVAQELNNLAAIRRMSMDVAATDDPDLPSFSVPSIAPSPSDDENDASRLFWVPARLHPELAPKEFKSFLESKTEQIKRKSGDFSTLGPEREGSIGGLRRKRSMLSRQIDTSQGYTDGAERLERKRSQSKRDSLGPNLHELETIVNDSKPRVPNATNILDGIQKLGISTDEDKPILPPAPPSHSLRRSTRTQYRKAGSLKKGEKAPYSKRVARTSDADERVTSPTGSSGGQAVLGLTRMSTDPTPSSTRAQAAAKSTIGAPQAPVVTTSATTASPCVDSAVEQSQPANDRSHDAASSDPSNRASAPAHSRQWHSRISSNGRSTADVPPSEQKIPEIIETPPPGTPTTPSTPTSQSHASPKAPAGQDRMQERSSSKRSAHSRTQKETTPTFNDFANTPQPLPGNTTRTDSLSYIPTFEDRKAESKEKEKETKESKKSKDKKDSEGGRKSSWHWLLGSEDKDKEKKKDKDSDSKKLKAKIVDKVHETAHALPSSSDSSQRGRENVAVDRLDPKLEEERRKDNARRTSGESKKEKESGLFSSIFGGSRKKSSGDSSHHSHHHKKSASRNLSPDPPMRELRPDVDYAWTRFSILEERAIYRMAHIKLANPRRALYSQVLLSNFMYSYLAKVQQMHPHMMLATSAAQRQQQKQQEEYQQYQRYQEVSNPRRCSIVIEGSNCSSKLQSQEQQYTDSSYDDPQMYEYTDDAQDHYGAHSQSSKGGYENGNAYGPGHYQYGHSTFGDDVQLDDDDDDMW, translated from the exons ATGCAG GCTTCACCGAGCCCCTCTGAGCCAAGCGGAGGATATGCAACGAAGAGAGGCCATGTACCTCAACTGTCGATCAGTGACCCCAGTCACCATGTCACCGAAGCCATTGGCCATATGTACGATGACGATTACGACAAGCGAGATTCTCGACGCCTCAGTTTCATATCCTCCCCGTTGAGCGAATCCATTACTATAATTCCCACAAAGCTCGCCGGCTCCGAATCTCCTACCTCCCCACAGTCTCTCCAGGTTCAAAACCACATCAATGATCATAATAATCGGCAAGCGAACGGGCAACCATGGCCGCATGGGGCCAAGTCCGCCGAAAGTAGCCCGACGTCTCCCGCGTCCACCACGTCCCCCGTATCGACCGACACAGCCAcaacctccttccctctgAACGATGTCGACTATGAATCCGACCCGGCCGCCGTAGCACAAGAGCTGAACAATCTCGCCGCAATCCGGCGGATGTCTATGGATGTTGCTGCTACGGATGACCCCGATCTCCCTAGCTTCTCCGTTCCATCCATAGcgccctctccctccgaCGACGAAAACGATGCATCGCGATTGTTTTGGGTTCCAGCCCGTTTACACCCGGAACTTGCCCCGAAGGAATTCAAGTCTTTCCTTGAAAGTAAAACAGAACAGATCAAGCGGAAATCAGGCGACTTCTCTACCTTGGGCCCGGAGCGTGAAGGATCAATAGGGGGCTTGAGGCGAAAGCGGTCTATGCTATCCAGGCAAATTGACACCTCTCAGGGATATACAGATGGCGCCGAACGACTCGAACGAAAACGCTCCCAATCGAAACGCGATTCGTTGGGGCCCAATCTGCATGAACTAGAAACAATAGTGAACGATTCGAAGCCGCGAGTTCCCAACGCAACGAATATCCTCGACGGGATTCAGAAACTTGGCATTTCCACTGACGAGGACAAACCTATCCTTCCCCCTGCACCTCCAAGCCACAGCCTCAGACGTTCGACAAGGACACAATATAGGAAGGCCGGAAGTCTGAAGAAAGGCGAGAAGGCACCGTATTCGAAGCGCGTGGCTAGGACTTCAGACGCAGATGAGAGGGTTACTTCACCGACTGGTTCATCTGGAGGTCAAGCAGTCTTGGGGCTGACACGAATGTCTACTGACCCAACACCGAGTTCAACGCGAGCTCAAGCTGCGGCCAAATCGACGATAGGCGCACCCCAGGCCCCTGTTGTGACAACTAGTGCAACAACAGCAAGCCCCTGTGTAGACTCAGCGGTGGAACAATCACAACCAGCCAACGACCGCTCCCATGATGCAGCCTCGTCAGATCCGTCGAACAGGGCCAGCGCGCCAGCACATTCGCGACAATGGCACTCACGGATCAGCTCCAATGGACGGTCAACGGCGGACGTTCCACCGTCGGAACAAAAGATACCTGAAATCATTGAAACGCCTCCTCCCGGGACCCCCACCACGCCTTCAACGCCGACCTCACAGTCACATGCGTCCCCGAAAGCACCTGCAGGCCAAGATAGAATGCAGGAACGAAGCTCAAGTAAGCGGTCGGCACATAGTCGCACTCAGAAGGAGACCACACCCACCTTTAATGACTTCGCCAATACCCCACAGCCTCTTCCTGGAAACACCACCCGAACGGACAGCCTGTCCTACATCCCAACTTTCGAGGATCGCAAGGCTGAgtcgaaggagaaggagaaggaaacaaaagagtcgaagaagtcaaaagataagaaagatTCGGAGGGTGGCCGCAAATCCAGCTGGCACTGGCTGCTGGGTTCCGAGGATAAAGataaagagaagaaaaaggacaagGACAGTGACTCGAAGAAACTCAAGGCCAAGATAGTGGACAAAGTTCATGAGACAGCGCACGCTCTGCCATCCTCAAGTGATTCTAGTCAGCGAGGCCGCGAAAACGTTGCAGTGGATCGACTGGATCCCAaactggaagaggagcgtCGTAAGGACAATGCGCGACGGACCTCTGGGGAgtcaaagaaagagaaggagtcTGGGTTGTTCTCCTCCATATTCGGCGGAagtaggaagaagagcagtgGCGACAGTAGCCATCACAGCCATCATCACAAGAAAAGTGCTTCTCGAAACCTATCACCTGATCCGCCTATGCGTGAGCTGCGGCCGGATGTTGATTACGCTTGGACCCGCTTCTCGATTCTAGAAGAAAGAGCGATCTACCGGATGGCTCACATCAAGCTTGCGAATCCTCGACGCGCGCTGTACTCTCAGGTCTTGCTCAGCAATTTCATGTACTCTTACTTGGCGAAGGTCCAGCAGATGCATCCGCACATGATGTTGGCTACTTCCGCTGCgcaaaggcagcagcagaagcaacaAGAAGAGTATCAACAATACCAAAGATATCAAGAGGTGAGTAATCCGCGAAGATGCTCTATTGTCATTGAAGGTTCTAACTGTTCGTCGAAACTGCAGTCTCAGGAGCAACAATATACGGATAGTTCCTACGATGATCCTCAAATGTATGAATATACGGACGATGCACAGGATCATTATGGCGCCCATTCGCAAAGTAGCAAGGGTGGCTACGAGAATGGAAATGCGTATGGCCCGGGACATTACCAGTATGGTCACTCGACATTTGGCGACGACGTCCAgcttgacgatgatgacgatgatatgTGGTAA
- a CDS encoding SNARE domain- containing protein (COG:U;~EggNog:ENOG410PQWD;~InterPro:IPR039899,IPR039897;~TransMembrane:1 (i74-96o);~go_component: GO:0030173 - integral component of Golgi membrane [Evidence IEA];~go_process: GO:0015031 - protein transport [Evidence IEA]) has product MADAFEREQQNNALLNSLSSKVSALKSVTIDIYDNARDQDTLDHSNQVFSSLSTNLKGSASRLTRMARQGDTVAVLKVAGIVVTVAVAIWIILGWIF; this is encoded by the exons ATGGCCGACGCCTTCGAACGTGAACA ACAAAACAATGCGCTCCTAAACTCTCTCTCGTCGAAGGTCTCCGCGCTGAAATCCGTTACCATTGATATCTATGATAATGCGAGGGATCAGGATACGTTGGATCATTCG AACCAAgtcttttcctccctctccacgaATCTGAAAGGTAGCGCGAGTCGCTTAACTCGTATGGCGCGGCAGGGTGATACCGTTGCGGTGTTGAAGGTCGCTGGTATCGTGGTGACGGTTGCGGTGGCGATTTGGATTATCCTGGGGTGGATTTT